A genomic segment from Neodiprion lecontei isolate iyNeoLeco1 chromosome 1, iyNeoLeco1.1, whole genome shotgun sequence encodes:
- the LOC124292782 gene encoding mucin-2-like: MENKQQRIPALMTLRLTRPTTITTNTERTPLLQTPGQAPHPHRYGRDGTHRTETRRTLLPTPTTHTQVTKTATTVTHTTTIAPTTAQRHSQTHTTMTTHTITPSGPRQCPKCNGLVRGTKYTEHIQTCTQTNTDTPHPPQTITHPPTVIHTTRTTATHTTTHPPTKKQTPHTTTRPTPTPTPRYTPPPTPTPQWTHTRFARPPQKTEDRILQTFANMDRHTESTQTKQTCKQYTGPPPEIIAIIASLVPASTLHDELRAHKERYMTRRAHERTDTDETEASTSTHQPHTTHQTAPHKTQPHNTPDTDSDTDSTTSTAETVIHIETTHTGTLQTQTTDNDTDSNTDTTSLTDTVEHTQTPQPATHTTRDSKRYKKRKSIRKQKKEQNRKH, translated from the coding sequence ATggaaaataaacaacaaaGAATACCGGCCCTAATGACACTACGACTGACGAGACCGACGACAATAACAACAAACACAGAGAGAACACCACTACTACAAACACCAGGACAGGCCCCACACCCACACAGATACGGACGCGACGGCACACACCGGACAGAGACCCGACGAACTCTACTACCGACACCCACTACACACACACAGGTAACAAAGACCGCCACGACAGTAACACACACAACAACCATTGCACCCACAACCGCACAGAGACACTCACAAACACATACAACGATGACCACACACACAATTACACCCTCAGGACCAAGGCAATGCCCGAAGTGCAACGGGCTGGTCCGGGGCACCAAATACACAGAACACATACAAACATGCACACAAACTAACACAGACACACCACACCCACCACAAACTATCACACACCCACCAACAGTTATCCACACCACACGAACCACGGCCACACACACGACTACACACCCACCCACCAAGAAACAAACACCCCATACAACCACACGCCCCACACCCACACCAACACCACGGTACACACCACCCCCCACACCGACCCCCCAATGGACACACACCAGATTCGCGAGACCACCACAGAAGACAGAGGACAGGATCTTACAGACATTCGCTAACATGGACAGACACACAGAATCGACACAGACAAAACAAACATGCAAACAATACACAGGACCACCCCCCGAGATAATAGCCATAATCGCAAGTTTAGTACCAGCAAGCACCCTACACGACGAATTACGAGCACATAAAGAAAGATACATGACTAGACGCGCACACGAACGCACAGACACGGACGAAACAGAAGCCAGCACCTCAACACACCAACCACACACCACACATCAAACAGCACCACACAAAACACAACCCCACAACACACCAGACACCGACAGCGACACAGATTCCACCACCTCCACCGCAGAGACAGTCATACACATCGAAACCACACACACAGGCACACTACAAACACAAACGACGGACAACGACACAGACAGTAACACCGAcaccacctcactcacggaCACAGTCGAACATACACAAACACCCCAACCAGCCACACACACCACACGGGACTCaaaacgatacaaaaaacgaaaatcaatacggaaacagaaaaaagaacaaaacaggAAACACTAG